In Corylus avellana chromosome ca8, CavTom2PMs-1.0, the genomic stretch CTGTTTAATAATCAATCCTAGTTTAGTGTTGAAGCTCAAgtcatttattaaatgaaatcCAACGCCAAGCTTATGTGAACCAAACTTGAGCTTGTTCATAAGTGACTTTATTCGTTTACAGCCCTAATTGCATCATTAATTCTGTttcagaaagagaaagagaagaactAACTTAGCGgcttaaagaaaaataagtaaaagaagCCACATAAGCACTTTTTTTCCAGCCAACATTTTCTGCTTTTTACAATCTCCATAAACATTTTGGGTTCGCATAAATGGGATTAGACGACACCGTTTTTAATTCATGGCATACCCTGTTTAAATTATGGCCGGTCAAATTGCCCGTACGTACGTAATGCTCATTGCTTTGAAATGAGTCTTTTATACTGAACAAGTATACCTCATTGCTTTAAATGATTactatcattttttattttttattttttgtatttttcggtgtttggtGTGATAGAAAATAATAGTAaaactgaaaatgtttttgattAACTTGACtgaaaaaaaacttatttaattttcataaaatgatttttcttttttaaaattataaaccattttttaagtttgagcTTCTTCTTAATTCTCAAATCATCAGAGTTCGCCACACCACCGTTGGAGGTTACCAGAAGTTGCCAGCCATTTTTTATCATTAATTGCTTATTTTCCATACGAGCCAAacgccaaaaaatattttcaagaaggtcactctttttttttttgaaaaataattttgttgaaaatattttctgacaaAAAACACTTTATATATGTCAAACGTGCCTTAACCTTAATTGTGTTAAGAAGGTTATAAGCATGTAATAGAAAAGGTTTAGAACAATTTACACagtaattaaataggaaattccttaattagtttttgAGACAAGGCCGGCCGGCTTGTGACTAATTTAACGTCTTCAAAAGTTCTACCCTacatttttgaaatatatatttggtaatATTTTACTATGTATCATATAATATTGCTGTAAAGAGTTTCtaaataattacttaattaataacTCTTATAAAAACTTATGACCATAGACAATAGACatgattttatgattttatcCAAAAGCCACGACTActctaaaaccctaaaagtaatgtcaaaaaataaaaaataaaaaataaaaccctaaaagtaGCCAAAAAGTCATTTTAATTGGTCAAATCAAGAAGTTTAATTTTTCCCCCTTTCTAAAAGGTACCATTCTCCAAGTATTTATAACCTCATATATGGTCTTATTATTATCCACTTGCAAATGGCAAAATTATTAATGAGAGGGAAAAAGCAAACTATTGTGATGGTCTTGATTTTAGTTGTGTTCATCAAAGTGCAAATTGGTGATCACCCTAACCCTCTCCCTCCCACTCCACTTTCCCGTCGTCTTGTCTCTTTTCCACAACAAAACGACCCGATAATACTGAGAGAACTTCTCGAAAAGTTACTTGAATGCATGTCTAGATGTATAACCAAATGTAGACGACAATACCATCCCAATTCCCGTGCCTACGAGCTTTGCTATGAACGATGCGTACGTCCATGGGGTATTAAATCCTAATCCctgctctttctttctttatttatttacttttttctacTCTCTATATTTCCGCATATGATaattaaggcttttttttttttttttctgaaaccTTTCGTTAGTTAATTAGGAATTTTACCTCTAAAGTTTCTGAAATAACCCATTTTTTAGAATACAAatcagttttcttttttattattattattcttatgaTTTTATGTCTacatacattaatatatattcaaagtTTTACATGAAATATTAATCCTTTAGAGCACCATGAGAATCGGATAGGGCATTTTTCCATTGACAATCGATCCATATGACTTACAAACAACCATTGATTTCAACTTATCTAAGCGAAATAATTTAAAACCGCAtcatgtttttcaaaaaaaaaaaaaaaaaaaaaaaagttatgaaaGAGAAAGATTGACAGCTTATGGGGGTAATGTTTTAGGAGCTTTACTCTAGGATTTTGAACATTAAACCATTAACAATGAGGCTTAGGTGGCGCATAGGAGTGAATTTAAGATTGTGAGAttttaaaaagagtaatgttatagaacatatttttttttttatctcataatgctAATGCGGCAGTTCCAAAAATCGGTTGAGGCTACACCATCAACCTTGTGGGATAGTCTTCGGATAAAAATGTAGcttctaatattactctttaaagagagagagaaagagagaaatgttatatattatataacttTATCCCACAACTATTCCACAATGTCAATGTGACCGTCCTAAccaactcttgattttttttttttttttggagaaacttgACTTAACCCTAAACTATCAAGGATTTTGCAATCATAAccttaaattatcaaaatttgcaatgttagATTCCCAATTATTAGCCCCTTTTTCATATTCACTgattattaatttcttaattgCTTGCAGCGAAGGAattgaaaaattggaaataatGGGACAACGTTGTCTTCAGCAGAAGAATGAAAAaagtgtctatttttttttttttttttttctaattgaataaggaaagggttACAAGGAAGGATCTTTCCCATTTCTGATCCGAAAGGAAGGAGAAGTGGGAGATCCTGAAAACGAAAAACGGGTGGACTCcccaacaataaacccaaaataaactaaaacaacacaGAAATAAAAACTAAAGGAAAGGCCACCCCAGCAACAAAGCTCAAATGGTAAAAAACAGTGCAAATACAAGAACAAACTCTGGATCTAGTCCAAAAGGACCAAACAGCAGGCAATGGTAATTACCAATGATCCCAAAAGAATCATAAGCAAGCCGGGTTAGGGAGGGATACCGGAGCGCATGTTATGTCTATGAATTGATGAATTTTTAGACTCAAGCATTTCTTCAATAAAGTGGTCAATTTTATTAATGTTTATAAGCCTTTGTTTTGTCAAATTAAAGAATTTATGTTTATGTTACATAAATTGTTGTTACTTGGTGCAATGATGACCAAAACACAAATGCTCTTATTTTCCACATTAAAATATAAGTGAATGACCAaagcctttatatatatatatatatatatatatatatatatatatgaggaatgaTACAGCTCCAACTTGAGGTCGATTAACTTGCAGCCaacttttttcatatttttttatttttaaaaataacaaaattaaaaattaaaaaggtttctgaagcaatcatttttattttggtcattcttttatttgatattttaaaaaaaaaaattgtaattttcttcataataatgagcatttttaaaaacattggtcattattatgaataaaaatacaatttttattttaaaaaaataccaaaaaataatgagaaaataaataaaataataatgagaggagatgaataaaataaatactaaaaacctaTATATCTAGAAaggagaaaataataatgagaggagagagaggacaacaaataaataaaaaaaataaaaaaatataagatggGAGACAATTGTGTGGTGGTGGGGAGAGgagataaaaagtaaaaaataaaaaatgctaacACTAATAGTCTCATAGAACTTTCGATTAATTGCCAGTATAGAATAGAAGAGAGGAGCCAATTAATCCAATGTGATTTctctatcttttatttatttctattctttttttaaaaaaaataaaaaataaaaaataaaaaataaccttTAAATTTGTCCTTGGCTGAACTTAACACTGtaagataaattaaaaataaataaataaataaaaagaataagaagaaagaagaaaaaaagaagagatatatggataaaaaaagtaaaagagagaTATTATGAAAAGTGATGCTatggacaatttttttatgctcttaaagttgatgtggctttcaaaattaacattagatcaaaattcaagtatgattcatctaaaatttaatgataattttaaaaatcacatcaattttaagagaataaaaagacaGTTTCTAGTATTACTCTATTAGAAAACTTTTAAGGCATAATGAGTGCATAACGTAACGTGTGAAGGAAACCAAAACCTAAGAATTGACATTAGACAGAGGTAGGAAGGTACAGGAAAGAGCTTGAACCAAGCCAACCCGTCACAAGGCAAGCTTAAATCTACTATAACAGTAGATGCAATCCTGCaattaagcaataaaaatatatttatagtaAAATACTCTTTTATTGGGAAACACACGTACAATTACTTTTTAGATGAGCattaatcaaacaaaatttttttttttttttgggtttggttcTCCGTACGAGCAGCGTACgttgaataattattctttaattaattccCTCCCAATATATCAGATCCATATATCGACCGATCAGTGAATGGCCGCCACAGGCACAGGAACACTGTGCAGCACCACCGTCTCGACGGTCAAACCGGGCCCAAACCCGAAGAGAACACCCCACTCCAGCCCTTCTCCGGTGGTGGCCTTTCCTTGCTCCACAGAATTCTTCCTCATCTCGTCCAATATGAAGAGCACACATGCACTCACCATGTTCCCGTACTCGCTCAGAACGTGCCTAGTTGCTCTGAGCTTCTCCTCTTTCAGTCCCAGCTTCAACTCAACCTGGTCAAGAATGGCCGACCCGCCCGGGTGTGCAACCCAAAACAGGGAGTTCCAATCCCTTATACCCAGCGGAGCAAAAGCCTCCACCAAGCTTTTCTCAATGTTCTTGGATATTATCTCCGGCACGTACTTCGACAAGTGAAAGGTAAGACCCACCTCGCGCAAGTGTGAATCAATGGCACCGTCAGAGTCGGGAAGAATTGTCTGGGACGCCGATACGAGTTGGAAAAGTGGGCGTTCATTAATGGATGTATCGGGGTCGGCACCCACAATGATTGCTGCGGCACCATCACCGAAAAGGGCCTGACCCACGAGGGAGTCCAAGTGGGTATCAGTGGGCCCACGGAAAATGACAGCTGTGATCTCGGAGCAGACGACGAGAACACGAGCACCTTTGTTGTTCTCGGCCAAGTCCTTGGCGAGACGGAGGACGGTGCCACCGGCGAAGCAACCCTGCTGGTACATCATCAAGCGCTTGACGGAGGGTCGAAGGCCGAGGAGCTTGGTGAGTTGGTAATCCGCACCGGGCATGTCTACACCTGAGGTTGTACAGAAGACGAGGTGGGTGATCTTGGATTTGGGCTGCCCCCACTCTTTGATTGCCTTTGTTGCCGCTTCCTTCCCAAGCTTTGGCACCTCCGCCACCACTATGTCTTGACGCGCGTCAAGAGACGGAGCCATGTACGCACACATGTTGGGATTTTCCTTGAGAATATTTTCATCCAAGTGCATGTAACGTTTCTTTATCATCGATTTATCACCTGCATGCACGTTAATTCCATTTGTTAATTAAATCCACAACAAGTAATTATTAAGTGGTTACTTATTAATATAAGTGACCACTTTATtaatttggcatatatatatatatatatatatatctcgatCAGATGTAAATTCAAgatcattaattaaaaattaattaagcacaTACAAATTCGTCTGAACTTCTCCTTCAACTCGGTCATGTGCTCGCTGTTGGTGATCCGGAAGTAATAGTCGGGATAGTCAGCTTGAGAGACGCAGTTGGAGGGAGTGGCTGTGCCAATGGCTAAAATGTTGGCGGGACCATGTGCTCGCTGAGCATTTCGGATTTCCTCCACCGACGCCATCGATCTGTACGTGTCGGCCCTTTCAAAAGATCG encodes the following:
- the LOC132189034 gene encoding chalcone synthase-like produces the protein MASVEEIRNAQRAHGPANILAIGTATPSNCVSQADYPDYYFRITNSEHMTELKEKFRRICDKSMIKKRYMHLDENILKENPNMCAYMAPSLDARQDIVVAEVPKLGKEAATKAIKEWGQPKSKITHLVFCTTSGVDMPGADYQLTKLLGLRPSVKRLMMYQQGCFAGGTVLRLAKDLAENNKGARVLVVCSEITAVIFRGPTDTHLDSLVGQALFGDGAAAIIVGADPDTSINERPLFQLVSASQTILPDSDGAIDSHLREVGLTFHLSKYVPEIISKNIEKSLVEAFAPLGIRDWNSLFWVAHPGGSAILDQVELKLGLKEEKLRATRHVLSEYGNMVSACVLFILDEMRKNSVEQGKATTGEGLEWGVLFGFGPGLTVETVVLHSVPVPVAAIH